In Maridesulfovibrio frigidus DSM 17176, a genomic segment contains:
- a CDS encoding ExeA family protein → MYREFYGLNEKPFNILPDPDFFYLSQWHQQAITHIEYGLMNGDSLILLTGDAGTGKTSIIYKLIVDRCEDTIVGVIFNTAVAGDSIVEMVLTELEGDVPDNPTPASCMAALQDYLLEVFSKDEKKVLLVLDEAQNLSDDALEQVRMISNLQVGKENLISILMVGQSGFRSRLRRARYSQIVQRIVVSAHLGRLREQEVNDYVCYRLRQGGVDDASTVFTDGAFKKIFEYSYGVPRNINVVCEGSLIFGFADDIKPITAEIVENFAKERIEDGLLIMPGTVDTYDSDVTAEYIEDIQRRVASLEKSMDIVKRTLVRIIKTVKRLTSIK, encoded by the coding sequence ATGTATCGTGAATTTTATGGTTTAAATGAAAAGCCTTTTAATATATTGCCTGATCCCGACTTTTTTTACTTAAGTCAGTGGCATCAGCAGGCCATTACTCATATTGAGTATGGCTTGATGAATGGTGACAGCCTTATTTTGCTGACAGGTGATGCCGGAACAGGCAAAACTTCCATTATTTACAAGCTTATTGTGGATAGGTGCGAAGACACAATTGTCGGCGTAATTTTTAATACTGCTGTGGCTGGTGATTCTATCGTGGAAATGGTGCTTACCGAGCTTGAAGGTGACGTGCCGGACAATCCCACTCCTGCGTCATGCATGGCTGCACTGCAAGATTACCTGCTTGAAGTCTTTTCTAAGGATGAGAAAAAAGTTTTACTGGTGCTTGATGAAGCTCAGAACTTAAGCGACGACGCTCTCGAGCAGGTTCGCATGATTTCAAATCTGCAGGTCGGCAAAGAAAATCTTATCTCGATATTGATGGTCGGACAGTCCGGTTTCCGTTCCCGTCTCAGAAGAGCGCGTTACAGCCAGATCGTACAGCGCATTGTTGTCAGCGCTCATCTTGGACGACTGCGTGAGCAGGAAGTTAATGATTATGTCTGCTACCGCCTACGCCAGGGGGGAGTTGATGACGCTTCAACTGTTTTCACTGATGGAGCTTTTAAGAAAATATTTGAATATTCATATGGCGTACCCCGCAATATAAATGTTGTTTGCGAAGGATCACTTATTTTCGGCTTTGCTGATGACATAAAGCCTATTACTGCAGAAATTGTAGAAAATTTTGCGAAAGAGCGCATTGAAGACGGGTTGCTTATTATGCCCGGAACAGTAGACACTTATGATAGCGATGTAACTGCTGAATATATTGAAGATATACAGAGAAGAGTTGCCAGTCTTGAAAAATCAATGGATATCGTAAAACGTACACTTGTTAGAATCATCAAGACTGTAAAGCGACTCACTTCTATTAAATAA
- a CDS encoding polysaccharide biosynthesis tyrosine autokinase, producing the protein MSKLLKAVEKAKRNKRVEEEKSWIVKGDSYDEPVEVEECVGESSEEPVCETDIPADSEGAYCRVGDESNACMVPKAFFRDDLVLDEMSLAKNRILTKNSSPVFTDIYNLLRTQILHRTKKKGHNVLMVTSAMPGEGKTITSINLAISLAREVDQFALLVDTDMRKPSIHKYLGIEVERGLTDYLLHNVPVPDLMIKPGINKLSFLPAGEPIRGSTEILGSPKLQELIIEMKERYPDRYVIFDCPDLLHAPDALVFSSYVDGIILVVEAGKTSREHVKKAMNLLEGRNVVGVVLNKTEKESLDAE; encoded by the coding sequence ATGAGCAAGCTGCTCAAGGCTGTTGAAAAAGCCAAACGAAACAAACGGGTAGAAGAAGAGAAAAGCTGGATTGTTAAAGGTGATTCTTATGATGAACCAGTTGAAGTGGAAGAATGCGTCGGTGAGAGCAGTGAGGAACCTGTATGTGAAACTGACATTCCTGCTGATAGTGAAGGGGCTTATTGCCGTGTAGGTGACGAGAGTAACGCTTGCATGGTTCCAAAAGCTTTCTTTAGAGACGACTTGGTTCTTGATGAGATGAGTCTTGCCAAAAACAGAATTTTGACCAAAAATAGCAGTCCCGTTTTTACCGATATCTATAATCTTCTCCGGACTCAGATTCTTCACCGGACAAAGAAAAAAGGGCATAATGTTCTTATGGTTACAAGTGCAATGCCGGGTGAAGGGAAAACCATCACCTCTATTAATCTTGCGATCAGTCTTGCCCGTGAAGTTGATCAGTTTGCACTTCTTGTTGATACTGATATGCGTAAACCTTCAATCCATAAGTATTTGGGAATTGAAGTAGAACGAGGTCTTACAGATTATCTTTTGCACAATGTGCCTGTTCCAGATCTTATGATTAAACCGGGTATCAATAAATTATCATTCCTTCCGGCTGGTGAACCTATTAGAGGTTCAACTGAAATACTTGGTTCTCCTAAACTTCAAGAGCTTATTATTGAAATGAAGGAACGTTATCCCGATCGCTATGTTATTTTTGATTGTCCTGATTTGTTGCACGCTCCTGATGCTCTGGTTTTTTCCAGCTATGTTGACGGCATAATATTAGTTGTTGAAGCAGGAAAAACATCGCGGGAACATGTTAAAAAAGCTATGAATCTTCTTGAAGGGCGCAATGTAGTCGGAGTTGTTTTGAACAAGACCGAAAAAGAAAGTCTTGATGCAGAGTAG
- a CDS encoding GumC family protein, protein MQQSSDIAYYIDVLQRRKYQFLVPAAVVFFMVVILAFILAPVYKSTATILIEDQDIPQDLVQTTVTGFVEERLQSISQIVLSHGNLLNIIKEFDLYPDLVGKYTTEEIIFKMREDISLEPITAEVTNQYSGRPSSATVAFTLSYEGRRPQKVAQVANILTSLYLKENLKEREEKASSTFDFLELQQAELRSEILELESRIAQFKESHVNELPELLVHNMNSMERLQREMDKVQEQVASLKNRKVYLEGQRASIDPNLRIVSNEGTRYATSKEELEKLRREFLTLTSKYSDRHPDVVSFKRQIDALEKEVDAVANLDVVQHEIDSKERELSFLRKKYSAKHPEVVMLRKQIDALNERLEEESMQERLFESAGDIPDNPGYIQIETQIASTELEIAEAERVHAELGNKYVGYQSRVVNTPQVEQGYKVLLRDYDNAQRKYQETNTRLMSAREAKGLEQSQLAERFTLIDPPIVPEKPIRPNRLALVLVGFILSIGVGIGIGTFLEFMDRSIRRSEDLSDIVKCPILAIVPYWESAAEAKAIVRRKWFIVMVILCTSAVVVVGIHLFYMPLDVIAIKVMRKIVLNF, encoded by the coding sequence ATGCAACAAAGTTCAGATATTGCATATTATATTGATGTGTTGCAGCGCAGGAAATATCAGTTTCTTGTGCCGGCTGCTGTTGTGTTCTTTATGGTGGTTATTTTAGCCTTCATTTTAGCGCCGGTGTATAAATCTACTGCAACAATTTTGATCGAAGATCAGGATATTCCACAAGATCTGGTTCAGACTACAGTTACAGGGTTTGTAGAAGAGCGGTTGCAGTCCATTTCGCAGATTGTTTTGAGCCATGGTAATTTACTCAATATTATTAAAGAATTTGATCTCTATCCCGATTTGGTCGGTAAATATACTACAGAAGAAATAATCTTTAAGATGCGCGAAGACATCAGTCTTGAGCCTATTACTGCTGAAGTTACAAACCAGTATTCTGGTCGTCCATCCAGTGCAACTGTTGCTTTTACTTTGTCATATGAAGGACGCCGTCCGCAGAAAGTTGCGCAGGTAGCCAACATTCTGACCTCTTTATATTTGAAAGAAAACTTAAAAGAACGTGAAGAGAAAGCTTCGTCCACTTTTGATTTTCTTGAGCTTCAGCAGGCCGAATTACGTTCTGAAATTCTTGAACTTGAATCACGTATTGCGCAGTTTAAAGAAAGCCACGTTAATGAGTTACCAGAGCTTCTTGTTCATAATATGAACAGCATGGAAAGGTTGCAGCGTGAGATGGATAAGGTTCAGGAGCAAGTCGCCTCTCTTAAAAACCGTAAGGTGTATCTTGAAGGGCAGAGGGCAAGCATAGATCCGAATCTTCGAATAGTATCAAATGAAGGAACGCGTTACGCTACTTCTAAAGAAGAGCTTGAAAAACTGCGTAGAGAATTTCTTACACTTACCTCCAAATATTCTGATAGGCACCCTGATGTAGTCTCGTTTAAAAGGCAGATAGATGCTCTTGAAAAAGAGGTTGATGCTGTTGCTAATTTAGATGTTGTCCAGCACGAGATTGATTCTAAGGAACGTGAACTTTCTTTTTTAAGGAAGAAGTATTCTGCTAAGCATCCAGAAGTTGTGATGCTCAGAAAGCAGATTGACGCGCTGAATGAACGGCTGGAAGAAGAATCTATGCAGGAGAGGCTTTTTGAGTCAGCAGGAGATATACCTGATAATCCAGGATATATACAGATTGAAACCCAGATAGCGTCGACTGAACTTGAGATAGCTGAAGCTGAGCGGGTACATGCTGAACTTGGTAATAAATATGTGGGATATCAGAGCAGAGTTGTTAATACTCCTCAGGTTGAGCAGGGATATAAAGTTCTATTACGAGACTACGATAACGCCCAGAGAAAGTATCAGGAAACGAATACTAGACTGATGTCCGCTAGAGAAGCCAAGGGGCTTGAGCAGAGTCAGCTTGCGGAAAGGTTCACTTTAATTGATCCGCCGATAGTACCGGAAAAACCTATCAGGCCTAATCGGCTTGCTTTGGTTCTGGTTGGTTTTATTTTGTCAATTGGTGTTGGTATTGGGATCGGGACTTTTCTTGAATTTATGGATCGTTCTATCCGCCGCTCCGAGGATTTGTCCGATATTGTAAAGTGTCCGATTCTTGCGATAGTTCCTTACTGGGAAAGCGCCGCAGAAGCGAAGGCTATTGTGCGTAGGAAATGGTTTATTGTCATGGTAATTCTTTGCACTAGTGCTGTCGTAGTTGTGGGCATACACCTGTTTTATATGCCTCTCGATGTCATTGCTATAAAAGTTATGCGAAAAATAGTTTTGAATTTTTAA
- a CDS encoding porin family protein, with protein MLNFALRVMRILVFSVLLIPVCGVLAEQEESSWRVRMPVIQPVEIVEKRAKLVQVAELDNHVSEPKRPVAKVVLRAESVENVVDEGPVYKAVFDKEAPRETALTDVESYYVLAEADVADTDNVKALSTDSNNADPNIANDVEDGSAQGTYVAGSVNDPLAASSVSIMPDGNAAAKQQRAAQDVSFFTTPKRAAGLSGTVVKAKPSISVIETYDSNVDYKDIEDLVTEIKPALTFDVIGQDGSFKFRGDFIYRTYLNNKDLDRYDYNLSMSGKYKFSPKVDGEVRLTHNRRHNLDQNTFEAGGVTLDPTIILTTIFNPQINWRVGERDNINFALNTDKTDYERAVDSDYLSNVLSGVWGHALRDERTTLFLGAMNTYTHFSREIDSLQGDQVSFQGVLGIDYQFTSALSLSFKGGPGVTVSNYSSDETTGDDVDLLYQFRFELGYRELEFSIVPAIERIVRPGRYGENEVLDQAELYYRYEFSEYLTYDMINTYWMIESEGVLAGRKHKSSGIFTQSVLNWVFEEDWKASFAFSYNYGQNEISHKTNERAKTWVGLTYSFPTEIN; from the coding sequence ATGTTAAATTTTGCTCTTAGAGTTATGCGTATACTGGTTTTCAGCGTTTTGCTGATTCCTGTATGCGGTGTGCTCGCTGAGCAGGAGGAATCGTCTTGGCGTGTCCGAATGCCTGTAATACAGCCTGTTGAAATTGTTGAGAAGCGGGCTAAACTTGTACAAGTTGCCGAGCTTGATAATCACGTTTCCGAACCGAAGCGTCCTGTTGCTAAAGTCGTGCTTCGTGCGGAATCTGTTGAAAATGTTGTTGACGAAGGGCCTGTTTATAAGGCTGTTTTTGATAAAGAAGCACCGCGTGAAACTGCTCTCACTGATGTTGAATCTTATTATGTTTTAGCCGAAGCGGATGTTGCAGATACCGATAATGTTAAAGCTCTGTCGACAGATTCAAATAATGCTGACCCAAATATCGCTAATGACGTAGAGGATGGGAGCGCACAGGGAACTTATGTTGCTGGAAGTGTTAATGATCCCCTTGCGGCATCTTCTGTTTCCATAATGCCGGATGGGAATGCGGCAGCTAAACAACAACGCGCGGCTCAAGATGTAAGTTTTTTCACTACGCCTAAGCGGGCGGCTGGTCTTTCTGGAACTGTGGTTAAGGCTAAACCTTCCATATCAGTGATAGAAACTTATGACAGTAATGTTGATTACAAAGATATTGAGGATTTAGTTACAGAAATTAAGCCTGCGCTTACTTTTGATGTTATCGGTCAGGATGGTAGTTTTAAATTCAGAGGTGATTTCATTTATCGCACATATCTTAACAATAAAGATCTGGATAGATATGACTATAACCTAAGTATGTCAGGGAAATACAAATTTAGCCCGAAAGTTGATGGCGAGGTCCGGCTTACGCATAACAGGCGCCACAATCTTGACCAGAACACATTTGAAGCTGGTGGTGTCACTCTTGACCCGACTATTATTCTCACTACCATCTTTAATCCTCAAATTAATTGGCGTGTGGGTGAGAGGGATAATATAAATTTTGCTCTTAATACAGATAAGACTGATTATGAGAGAGCAGTTGATTCCGATTACTTGAGTAATGTTTTAAGCGGGGTCTGGGGGCATGCGCTGCGCGACGAGCGTACAACTCTTTTTCTTGGCGCTATGAATACATATACTCATTTCAGTAGAGAGATAGATAGTTTACAGGGTGATCAGGTTTCTTTTCAAGGTGTTTTAGGAATAGATTATCAATTTACCTCCGCCCTGTCGTTGTCGTTTAAAGGGGGGCCCGGGGTAACGGTGTCTAACTACTCGAGTGATGAAACTACAGGTGATGACGTCGATTTATTATATCAGTTCCGCTTTGAGCTTGGCTACCGAGAACTTGAATTTTCAATAGTGCCCGCAATCGAAAGGATTGTCAGGCCTGGTCGATATGGCGAAAATGAAGTGCTGGATCAGGCAGAACTTTATTATCGTTATGAATTTTCGGAATATTTGACATATGACATGATCAATACATACTGGATGATTGAGTCTGAAGGGGTGCTTGCCGGACGTAAGCATAAGTCTTCAGGAATATTCACACAGTCTGTATTAAACTGGGTTTTTGAAGAAGACTGGAAAGCTTCTTTTGCTTTTAGTTACAATTATGGTCAAAATGAGATTTCGCATAAAACAAATGAAAGAGCTAAAACATGGGTTGGACTTACATATTCCTTCCCGACTGAGATAAATTAA
- a CDS encoding polysaccharide biosynthesis/export family protein: protein MSIFKKIWLILLMTSFVIGQQCAFAQDGAKDGYRLGPEDIVEISVWGDKELVREVVVRPDGGVSFPLAGDLKAGGLTVEELRKEVKKRIVEFVPDAPVTVILRKVESPKVYVMGKVNNPKVLILGQDMTVVQALAMSGGLSPFASSGNIKVISKLPDGTQTVVTFDYDALADGENLEQNVSLKPGDTVIVP, encoded by the coding sequence GTGAGTATCTTTAAAAAAATTTGGCTTATATTATTGATGACTTCTTTTGTAATCGGGCAACAGTGTGCTTTTGCTCAGGATGGCGCTAAAGACGGCTATAGGCTCGGCCCTGAGGATATTGTCGAAATTTCTGTGTGGGGCGATAAAGAGCTTGTTCGCGAAGTTGTTGTGCGTCCTGATGGCGGCGTTTCTTTCCCGTTGGCAGGAGATCTTAAGGCTGGCGGATTGACTGTTGAGGAGCTCCGCAAAGAAGTTAAGAAACGCATAGTTGAGTTTGTTCCCGATGCTCCGGTAACTGTCATCCTTCGCAAGGTTGAGAGTCCGAAGGTTTACGTTATGGGCAAGGTTAATAACCCGAAAGTGCTGATTCTCGGTCAGGATATGACCGTTGTTCAAGCTCTTGCCATGTCAGGCGGACTTAGTCCCTTTGCATCTTCGGGAAATATCAAGGTTATAAGCAAACTTCCTGACGGAACTCAGACAGTTGTGACTTTTGACTATGATGCACTTGCTGATGGTGAAAATTTGGAGCAGAACGTGTCTCTTAAGCCCGGTGACACAGTAATTGTTCCTTAG
- the cysC gene encoding adenylyl-sulfate kinase has protein sequence MSFTLWFTGLSGAGKTSLSSRLYEELLKRSIPAELLDGDVIRNNFAQDLTFSKEHRNINVKRIGFLSKLLNKHGVVAIVAMISPYAEVREQNRQTIGKYIEVFVDCPLEVLETRDPKGLYAKAKKGTIKHFTGVSDPYESPQHPDVVVNTDVQTIEESLSVILEHLKEKSFIE, from the coding sequence ATGAGTTTCACGTTATGGTTTACAGGTCTTTCAGGAGCTGGGAAAACGTCCTTATCTTCAAGGCTTTACGAAGAACTTCTTAAAAGAAGTATCCCTGCTGAACTGCTGGACGGTGATGTCATACGCAATAACTTTGCGCAGGATCTTACCTTTTCCAAAGAGCATCGTAATATTAATGTAAAGCGTATAGGTTTTCTTTCAAAATTACTAAATAAGCACGGAGTTGTTGCTATAGTTGCAATGATCTCTCCGTATGCAGAAGTAAGAGAGCAAAATCGGCAAACCATCGGAAAATATATTGAAGTGTTTGTTGACTGTCCTCTTGAAGTCCTTGAAACGAGAGACCCGAAAGGGCTTTACGCTAAAGCTAAAAAGGGAACCATAAAACATTTTACAGGTGTATCTGATCCATATGAAAGTCCGCAACATCCAGATGTTGTGGTTAATACGGATGTGCAGACTATTGAAGAATCTCTTTCGGTGATTTTAGAGCATCTCAAAGAAAAAAGTTTTATTGAATAA
- a CDS encoding undecaprenyl-phosphate glucose phosphotransferase: MNIKFRIPAGMLVPVHRIMDAALGVGILLLLYSNFWPEAFVGKSTEIALLIVAASSCIFINFHMIGVYKDWASSDIVSECNRIVIGVFLVFATMLMLGYFFKVSSIYSRRVILLWIIIWPLFLCAERVFVKKILFRLLLEPRGYKSAVIAGSGPISSSLAKWIKENPWAGVRIEGFFDSTSSVCNGSFPCLGALNDLPQFVKDNNIQIVYLTLPMREEILLNRVLRDLEDSTAQVYFFPDMSIFKHLMGADIAHVAGKTAIVMRSSPFQGLSGFVKRCEDLVLGSLILMLISPVMLAIAIGIKLTSKGPVIFKQWRYGLEGEPFKIYKFRTMKVLEDGYDFIPATEGDLRITSFGLFLRKNSLDELPQFFNVLGGSMSVVGPRPHAVKMNEEYRSHVPGYMLRHISKPGITGLAQINGYKGEIHNDEDMKKRISCDIQYLQNWSFFLDIEIILKTMFKLAWRQ; the protein is encoded by the coding sequence ATGAATATTAAATTCAGAATTCCTGCTGGTATGCTGGTCCCTGTTCACAGGATTATGGATGCTGCCCTAGGGGTGGGTATTCTGCTTTTGCTATATTCAAATTTCTGGCCTGAAGCTTTTGTGGGTAAATCTACTGAAATTGCTTTGCTTATAGTTGCAGCCAGCTCTTGTATTTTTATTAATTTTCATATGATCGGCGTATATAAAGACTGGGCAAGTTCTGACATTGTATCCGAGTGCAATCGTATTGTTATCGGTGTTTTTCTGGTTTTCGCAACAATGCTTATGCTTGGTTATTTCTTTAAAGTTTCTAGTATATATTCAAGGCGAGTCATATTGCTTTGGATAATTATATGGCCTTTGTTTTTATGTGCGGAGCGAGTATTTGTTAAGAAAATACTGTTTAGACTGCTTCTCGAACCCAGGGGATATAAGAGTGCTGTTATCGCCGGCAGTGGACCTATCTCCTCCTCTCTTGCCAAGTGGATTAAGGAGAACCCGTGGGCCGGAGTCCGTATAGAAGGATTTTTTGACAGCACCAGCTCTGTTTGTAATGGCTCTTTCCCTTGTCTAGGAGCGTTGAACGATCTCCCTCAGTTCGTTAAAGATAATAATATTCAAATAGTTTATCTAACGTTGCCCATGCGTGAAGAAATCCTCTTAAACCGGGTTCTTAGAGACCTTGAAGATTCTACTGCTCAAGTTTATTTTTTTCCTGACATGTCTATTTTTAAGCATTTAATGGGTGCTGATATTGCTCATGTTGCGGGGAAGACTGCAATTGTTATGCGTTCTTCGCCGTTCCAAGGGTTAAGTGGTTTTGTAAAGCGGTGTGAGGACTTAGTTTTAGGCTCGTTGATCCTGATGCTGATCAGTCCTGTGATGCTGGCAATCGCTATCGGTATAAAGCTCACATCGAAGGGGCCTGTCATTTTTAAGCAGTGGCGTTATGGTTTAGAAGGTGAACCCTTCAAAATATACAAGTTCCGCACAATGAAAGTCCTTGAAGATGGATATGATTTCATTCCAGCTACTGAGGGCGACCTTCGGATTACCTCTTTTGGCCTTTTTCTTCGGAAAAACAGTCTTGATGAACTACCTCAGTTTTTTAATGTGCTTGGAGGGAGTATGTCCGTTGTCGGACCCCGGCCTCATGCTGTTAAAATGAATGAGGAATATAGAAGTCACGTTCCGGGGTATATGCTTCGTCATATTTCAAAACCGGGCATTACCGGACTTGCGCAGATAAACGGATACAAGGGTGAAATTCATAATGACGAGGATATGAAGAAAAGAATTTCATGCGATATCCAGTATTTGCAAAATTGGTCTTTTTTTCTAGATATAGAGATTATTTTAAAAACAATGTTTAAGTTAGCGTGGCGCCAATAA